Proteins encoded in a region of the Raphanus sativus cultivar WK10039 chromosome 8, ASM80110v3, whole genome shotgun sequence genome:
- the LOC108819055 gene encoding uncharacterized protein LOC108819055: MNSCGVQQNAFEVMRSRDAVVCPKPRRVGVLKHHHLSRSLRWQVSHQMELCESNSRSDILDFILAKGGGYEQDPTSELFFTGSPPSRVSNPLTKDSLFRDELLVVAPPPLPTPRATKLPPPSSPRNGGGCVRATTNFGNNPAVRVVGFNCLDMDRRNSVPTLA, translated from the exons ATGAACAGCTGTGGAGTTCAACAAAACGCTTTCGAGGTGATGAGGAGCAGAGACGCCGTCGTTTGCCCTAAACCACGTCGTGTCGGTGTCCTAAAGCACCACCACCTTTCTCGATCTCTCCGTTGGCAAGTCAG tcACCAGATGGAGCTATGTGAATCGAATTCAAGAAGCGATATTTTGGATTTCATACTCGCAAAg ggTGGTGGTTATGAACAAGATCCGACGTCGGAGCTATTCTTCACAGGGTCACCGCCGAGTAGAGTTTCTAACCCTTTAACCAAAGATTCACTCTTCCGGGACGAGCTTCTCGTAgtggctcctcctcctctgccGACTCCACGAGCAACCAAGCTGCCACCACCGTCTTCTCCAAGGAACGGTGGCGGTTGCGTTAGGGCGACGACTAACTTCGGGAACAATCCTGCGGTTCGTGTCGTGGGATTTAATTGCCTTGACATGGACAGACGCAACAGTGTTCCTACTCTTGCATAA